GTTCAACCACTATGTCAACATTTCCCAGTCTATACAAATGGCTAATTATCACTTCATAAAACATTGTTATATCTTCTCTTGCCACCACTAATTTTAGCATTGTAGTTATATCTACTAATAGTTCTTCATCGTTCAAATAATCTTCTTCAAATTGCGAAGATATATTTAAAAGTGATGATATTGATATAATATTATACTTCTCGGATAATTCTTCATAGAAATCATCAAATTTTTCTTTATGATATACAAATATTTTCTTCCTATCCATTTTATCACCACATTTCTTTTTACTTTATATTTAATTCTTTTATAATAGCTATTATATCTACGTAATCACTATTTTGATTATTTATAACACCTACCGCTACTTCTTGATTTATAGACTCTGATTCAGGTGTTGCAGACCTTGTTAGTCCTGAATACAGTGGCGTGGTACTTGTATTTTGAGTGTCTGTAAAAAATTGAAAGGCATTTTTGTATTTCTGTTTTGAATCCTTGCCTCTGTATATACCCACCAATGTCATTTTACCTATAAGAATATCGTAAATATTATAATCACTTTCAAAATCATTTTCAAATGACATGGGTATTTTAATATAAAAAACAAAATCATCTACTGAACATTTCAATTCATAGCTACAATCCTTTAGCATAGAATTCATTAATGATGACATATTCAAATCCATTTTCATATCATCTGATGTACTACTGACATTAGAACCATTAAATGCTCCATTTAACAACATTTTTGTTGTTTGCATAGCCTGTTCTTCATTGATAAGTTCAATTTCAACCTCATTAAATAAAAACAAATCACCTGGACTTATCTCACAATCCTTATTATATTCTTTAGATTTTTTTATAATAGTATCTAATAAATTTGATTTTGTAGTTTTTACTTCAAAATTCTCCAACACTTTGTTTTTGGAACTATTTGATTTAGCATATTCCTCTTGAAAAGAAATTCCACTTTTAATAAAATTTAAATAATCTATATTTATATTTGTGCTTAAATTTTCATTAAAGCTTTCACTATTTTCGATTGTTTTTTCATTTTCGACACTAATTACAACTTTATTATTAATTAACATCGCAATTTCAAACACTTTTGATATATTGATATAATAATTATTAAAAAGTCTACTTTCATTTATATTTTCAACATCTAAACTTAAATTAGGTCTGGAATGTGGTCTTTCTTTTAAAAATACAAGTGATAAATATATTACTCCAAAGCAAATTAGAAGTATAATTATTTTATCAGTTTTACTGTTTATATTGAATTTCATTAGAATAGCAATCATATATAGGAATACTGTTACAACGAATGAATTCTTAAAACATACCAATTTCTTTTGATAATCATGTGCTTGTATTTTGAAAATGCTTTTACTACTTGTCCACCAAATAACTAATGCAAATAATATAGGAACTGCCACTATGTACAAATCAATATTTTTAAAATAGGATTCAAGATAATTGTTTATTGAAATAAATATCAGTGTCTCGACTATTGATAATGCTATAATTAGTAATGTTGGCCATATTATATATATCCTTTTACCTATAGCTTTACTTTTTTCTTTTATAAAATTAACCATATATAACTCCTCCCCTCCTAACTCATAATATTCCCCATTAATTTTAAATATTATGAAGATACTTCTTATATAAACAACGATGTCACATACTAATATTATATCATTATCTTACATTAACTAAACATTATATTTGTCCAATTATTGTTCATTTACAAAAATAACCATGATTTTGCACTTACATTAAATGTTTTTGTCATATAAAATACTATTCACTAATAATTCAACCCCATTATCTGTCCTTAATCCTGCTTTTTTAACTACTTTCCAAACCTTAACATCTTCCCCTTCTCTATTCAGGATATTTATTGCCCAGCTAATCCTTCTATTTCTAAATTCATCGTTACTCTCAATGTTTGCATTAATGCAATCCTTTGTTAACCATAATTTATCAAGATGTTTTTCTATTAAATCTAACTTATCTATCTTTTTTCCAATGCTACTAATTGTAATTCTTTCTGGCTTTCCTTGTGAATTTGACATAATTTCTATAGCATTTTTAACTTCAATTAATATCTCTTCATCTCTCTTAGCCCAATCCACTCTGTTGTTTACTACAAATTTTTTAATTACTTTAGGAGAACTTTCATTTAACCATTTTCTATCATTTCTATAAAGCCATATATATACTCCCTTATTCATATTTCTCAATTCTGTTTTTGACTTTTTAGGAAACTTCCCAATTAACGTTCTCCACTCATTACGATAATGTTGCTTATCCTTTTTGTTATCATTAAAGATTTCTATTGCTAAGTCTGCCACTTTTTCAACTGTTTCAGTTCTCCAATATAGCTCTAACCCTAATATATCAGCATATTTTTCTACAGTTTTTGCGTCAACTCTTAATTCTCTGGCAATAGCTCGTAACCTTAACCTTTTATCAAACAGTTCTTTAAGTCTTTCTTCCCACACTGAACCAAAATTTTTAATTCTACCTATTTTATATCTATCAAGTTTGTCCACATCGGGACCGCCCCTACTATAAATAAATCCACAGGAGCATATAAATGTTCCAATTACTTTCTTGCCCTTGCAGTCATAAGTTATTTCTAATTTTTCAACTATAGGCTTTAAATAATGCTCTGCTCCCCCATTAAGGCATGGCCATGGTCCATCTCCAAATGGCTTATATTCTTGCTTAATCTTAAATAACTCTTTCAAATCCAATCCTAAATACTGCATTAAAAGCAAATGCCTTATAGTATGAAAAGTTTTTCTATGTTTCCTCACAATCATACTTATCCAGTTGCTTTCATCTTCCACAGAAACAGTAGATTGTACCGCAGTCAAAAACTCTTCTCCATAATAATCTATGAAGCTCTTCACTAATTCATTTTGTTTAATTTGCCCATTAACATTGGCTATTCCTAAATGAATTAACTTTATAGTATACTGCTCCTCAAACCACGCCATAGGCATGTTAGAAAACTTAGCATTGAATAGTTTTTCAATATCTTTAGCTAATATAGAAACTCTATCTAATGTTTCATTAGGATAAAAAACTGTATTATACATACAACAATTTTCTTCTGTAGCACATATAAATTCATGTTTATTCTGAGAGTGAATTAAAACCTTGCTATTTAATAACAAGGTTTCATGTTTGAGACATATTGTTATACTCGGTATCTGGTGAATTCTGTTCCAAAAGAATTCACCCCACCGCAGTTTATTTTCTTTATTGCATTGGGGGCAAAACTTGAAATAAGTATTTTCTTTAACTGAACTTGCCATAATTCCTGCACTATTATATATATCTCCACCATTATCTCCTTTCATAAGTTGATATATATTCTCCGCTCTTTGTGGAGATAAAAATGCTGTGTAAAAAGGAAACAAAGTATGTTTATATATTATTTCCTCAGAGGTATATTTGCAGTTAATAGGCATATTTTTTATAAAATTATCAATATTAGAAGGCAATGCCATAACTGCGGATACCGTCCTTGAACCAACCACATCCTCTAAAGTTGCCTTTGGACTAATATTTCCGCTTCTAATGTTGTACCTGGCTATTGCACTATATAAAATTTCGCCTTCATATATCATCGGGAAAAAGCTTACCATAATTCATCACCCTACCTTAAAAGTTTCTTTATCAAAATGCTTTATATATCTATTTTCATTTAGTGCTTCATAGGCAGTTATTCCTTTTCTCTTCCCTTCCGCTACAATAAATCTTAAATCATTAACATTATCTATATCTTGTTTCCTTTTAGAAGTTCTTGTTTCTTTCTTAACTATATCCATCTCTAAGCTTAATTTATATGATTCCTTAACAAGCTCTTTAATTTCTATATTCCTCCCTTTGTTTAATATACTTTCCTCAACATACTTTTTTGCCTTAATAGACTCAACATCAAGGTCTATTAGCTTTAGGATAGCCTGTTCTTTAATATTGTCTTTATTTAAGTTCTCATTTAATTTCTTATTATTTTGCAGTTCCCTGATTTTATTATTTAAAGATATTTTTGAGCTTTCTTGACCTAAAAAATTATCTATATTAACTGAATATAAATCCTCATATTGAGCAATTGCCTTTATAGACCCCGATTTAAGTGCCTCAATCATGGGTCTAACAAGTTGTAAATTCTCTTTAGCAACACTTCTTATAATGTTAGCAGTAATTTCTTCCTTCCCCGATGAAATAGCCCTTATTTGAGCCATAGCAAAAAGTTTAATTGCTATATCTGTGATTCCCTGACTAAATTCGTAGAGTGTATCCTTGATTTCTCTTGAAATAATAATGGGTTTTCTTGTCCATTGGTAATCAGCCATTCCTTCAATAATTAAATCCCAGTTTTCATCGTTTTTAAGCCTGTCTACCAAAAAATCTCCCTGGCCGCTCCCTCTCCTTGCCTGACGAAATTGAGATTGTAAAATTGACATAGCTTTATTTGTGCCGATTAAAATAATTGGAATCCCTATATTTACCAAAGTCACGAAAAAATTCAACATCTTATCAGCCCCACCTGATTTTGCCAGTGATAGGTGTTGAATTTCATCAATCACCAATACTCCCAATCCTATGTTCTTTGCAATCTGACCCATTATTGGCATTAACACATTTACAGCCTGTCTCCCACTTCCATATTTCTTATGATAATTGGTTCCAAGTAACCCGTCAATCTTCAAGAAAAAATCTATGCACAATCCCTTTATAGACCCCTCGTGTCCACAATCTAATTTTAGCCATGCAACTTGATACATGCTAAATTTAAACCCTTTATATTCATTATGGACAATGATTTGTGGATACATTGATAGAATTAATTTAATTGCTGTACTCTTTCCGATTCCCGAAATACCAATAATTGTAAATCCAGATGATGTTGTTCTGAATGACTTATTATTAGTCATTTCCATATTTGCATTTAAAATCATTTTGTGTCCTCTCCCAAAGCTTTCTGCATATTCTGCTATAAAAGGATTTCTTGCAATATATCCTTGTCTTATTACCCTTGAAACTCTACTCTCCAAGTCTAATTCCCAATTTAAAGGCTGAAAATACTGAAACAGCCTTTGTATAAGATGATACCTAATATGTGATTCAAGGTTTCTCTCTTCCTCGCTAAAGTATGGATATACAGCAAGTTTATCAATTGCCTCTTCGCTTGAAATTATATTAGGAAGACACTCAATCAGCGGGTTATCATGGTACTCTTTAATAATTTGTTCCTTATAGTTTGCAATTTCAGCTTCTCCTCCATTATTAATTAAAATCTTATTTACGTACTCCATTTAATTTCTCCTTTTGTTTTTTTCTTAATAATTCAATACTGCTAAAGTTTCCATCAGCCTTACCTGCCTTAGCACACTCCATAGAAACTACTTCTGAATTCCCCATATAAGTTTTCTTTCCAAGTTCAAAAGCTTCATTGTTACGATTTAGTGTTTTTTCTATTTTTCTATTTATTCTTATACCTTTAATCTTACTTCTATCACTTTCCATTGAAGAAACTACATTATTATTAGCTTTTTCAGATTTCTTTACTATTGCTTGAATTTCTGATATTAAGTCTATCTTTGATTGCAATATACTCTCTTGATTTAACGTTTCCTTTTCCTGTTCCATTTTAAAGAGATGTTGAATTTCATCTAAACTTTTATTTTTATATTTCTGTTGATTATCAAGTAAAAAACACTTTTCAAATGTATTTATATCTTTATTTTTAATATAGATATAGCTCATGTTTCTTATATCGTAACTAACAGTAATGGACCAACTACATTGTCTTGCCTTCTCAAACCATTTTTCAACTAATGCCAAATTACAACTATAATATATTCCTTTAAACTTTATTCCTCTAAATGTAATTTGGGCTATAGCAGATGGCATTAGGTATAATTTAATTGTATCCTCTGAAACTGAACGCAATTTCCCCGCTCTATTTCTTACACCCCACTCCCATAATTTATTTGGTATACAATCTACATCATCCTCTATCATCATCTCTTCTCTGTTGTAACTTTTTAGCCAATGTGAGTTATGATATAACACTAACTTAATTACAATTTGTGTAAATTCAAACAAATTAAGTCTCCCCTCAATTCGATAATCCTTTCCCGTCCTCTGTCGATGGTCTTCATTTATATAACCAGGAACAAAGGGTTTGATAGCCATAGTCATACTTAGGAAGAATCGTTCAATTTTTGCTTTTAGGTCGCCCCTATAAGAACTTGTATTTTTCACATTAATATGTAATCCATTAATAAGATTTTCGACTGCATAACCTTCAAACTCACCTCTATCAGCCAACAATGAATCGCATAATTGGTCGCAATTCCATTCTTCATTATTTATTGAAATACCATATTCCCTACAAAACTCTACTTTATCTCTTGCACAATTAGCAAGTGCTGTCATAGCTCCACTCCAAGATGGGCCTTCCAAACCAATGTAAATGCCAACGATTTTCGTGGAAAATAAATCCATAACGCAGTAAATAATTGGCCGCCCTATTATCCAATTTCTGTTAAACATTGAGGTCAAGAATACATCCCCTATTGTTGCGTCCACCATAAATACAGAACCTGGACCCTGTGCTTCTTCTGTAGAACTTCCTATCACAGCTCTACTTTCAAGTTCATATTTTTTTGCACTTTTTCTTAATGTAACTTCTTTTTTTATATTTCTTTCCTGTTTATACCAATACTTAAACTGATTTATCGTTGGTAATTCGCTATTTGACTTAATTAAAGGAATTTTAATTCCTTTTTGTATCTTAAAATCATCAAAAAAGAACTCCTTTAACATTAATTCATAGGCTACGGTGAACGAATTTTGTTTACTTGTATAATAGTATTTATCAATAGCAATTCTAAATATTCTTTTAATCTCATCATCTATATTGATTCCAACACCAATTATATCTTTATATTTTTTAGGTCTTCCAATTTTTGATAATCCATTATTATTGCGTTCTTTGCCTGGATTTCCGCAATTGCAAAAGTCTGGAAGGAGTGCATTTATATTTTTAGACCTTTGCCAATATCTTATTAAATACCTATTTATACTCTTACTACTAATATCAAATTGTTCACTTGCTTTTAAAATAATTTCCTTTCTTTTCTTTGTTTCAAATATTTGTGGTTCTGTATTAATCGAACTAATGATATTCCATCTTTTATTCCTTATTTTCTTGTATTCATCGCTTAAATCCTCTTCACTTATTAACTTAAAAACTGGGTCATCATCCAATATTATAATATTGCCCTCTTTTAACCCCTCATGGATGTCTTCTATATTTCTCACAAATGGAATACATGTATTTGCAAATATATCTATAATGAACGCAATTGTATATTCATTATTTATCCACAGAATTCTCTCCACTTTTTCTTTTGAGTATTCTAAAAGTGTATTAACTGCCAACAACTTTGTCATTTATAACTTCTCCTTTATTCCTATTTAGTATGACTTTGCTAATAGGTTGGTTAATATTAATTTCTTCATCCATATTAATTAACAATTGTTTAGTTGCAATTAGATACTTGAAAAATAATAATCCCGTCCCACTTTCAAAGTTCATTTCATAATCAAATTTAGTAGTAACCTCTCTAATTACGTTAGGGCTTCCATCTAATCTCCTCATTAGTAAGTCACATAAACATTCCCTTTCACTTTCTTTAAATCTTTCATCATTATTTATCTCTAACGAAGGATATACCCATGAAATATTTTTAGCTCTTACAACTGGAATATCTTTTTGAGTTACAATTCCCCAATTTATTTTTTTAGCTTCATAGTATCTCCGTTGAATTTCATACCTATCAATAATATTCTTTTTGTCAAGCTCCAATGATGACTTCACACTTCTTGCATAATAATTAATCTTCCCATCAATATTTTTAACTGTTATAAGAAATGTTGTGGTCAATACATGTGGAGCATTATCACCATCATTTCTATACTTTTCATACAATGAATCTTCATCTAAATTAAGAACTCTATTTAAGTCGAGCAATGGATAATGTTCTCTGACATCTATTACAGCCTCTTGCCATATAATCGAATAAAAATATCTTAATTCATTATCAGTAAAAAAATGATATATTCTACCTGCTTCGTAGATTCTTGTTACCCTTCCCCTTGAAGGCATGTCTTGAATAGTTAGCCAGGGTTTATAATCTCTACCCTCTCCTTTTCCACGCCCTTCTTTTATAAATCTATTATATTTTTCAAGTGTCCAATCTAAATTCCGTTTTGTCATATGTACGTCCTCCCATTTTGACTAAATTAAATAATACAAAAAACCATATACAATAGGCAACTTAGCTGATTTTTTTTATCAGCTAAGTTGCCTATTGTATATGGTTAAAATTAATATTATTATTGTACAGTTTACTTATTTAGCTACCGACCTTTTTTCAATATAATCTACTATCTCATTTAAGTGTAAATCATTTTCATACTTAGTTGTTGCACTTATAGACCCTATAATATCTATAACAATTTCATCTTCTTTTTCTTTATCTTTGTAACATAGTAAATTACACATTTTTTTAACATATTCGGGTGAATAATTTATATATACTGCAATATTCAACATAGCTTCATTTCTTGTATGACGAAATATAGGAGATACAATGAATTTTTTCTCAATAGATAACTTGTATGTTATCATCTTTAATATTCTAACTTCTTCATCATAACCTAATTTTATAAAACCTTTCTCGTTATGGTACATATGTAAAAATAATTCTTCCATTACTCTCTTCTTTTCATGTAAAACATTGTGCTGTATATGAAAAACAAAATCACCTATTCCATTCTTTTTATTATCTTCCAATTCCTTTTGTAAATCTAATTCAGTATATACTCTGCTCATATTACTAATATCATAGATGTAATCCTGCAACTGTTCTATAAATTCATTGATTTTAATTCTTTCATTGGGTTCTTGCTGAGTAGCATTTTCTAATAGCTTCTCTAATGGGCTAAGATAAATATGAAAATCAATGAAATCATTTAATCTAATTCCTTTTGTATCATTATTATATACACCGTCAAACGCATACTTACTATTTGTAATTAGAATCCACAATGTTTTTGCTAAAGAATATACATCCGCTATTTTACCATCAGCCATTTTTGCATTTAGTCTCATTTCGGGAGCAATTGTAGCTTTAGGACCTAAATAATTCCTCGTAATATTATCCTTTTTAGGATAGTCAACTAATCCAAAATCACTCAATACCCATTTATCATTATAAAAGTATATATTCTCAGGTTTTATATCTCTATGTGCAATTCCAGCTTTATGAAAATACTCTATTGTTTTTGCTAATTCAATAAAATTTAGCAACATTTTTATAGATTCCTCTTTACTACTTGAAACCTTTTTGTTTATTACTTCCCTGATAGGTTTAGCTAATGGCATAGTATACCACGCTGGTACTCCATTTCCAAAATCTTTAATTTCGGGAATGTTCATATCTATTATAGGTAATATCCCATCATTTTGTTCCTGATGTTCTCTTACTATCTTAATTTCATCTTTAAATCTTGCATATCTTTCTTTAAAGTCATTTTTATTAGTTAATATTTTCATTGCAAATTTATTATTACTTCTATTTTTTACTTCATATACCTCTCCATTCCCTCCTTTTCCTAAGGTATTAGTTATTGTATAATTACAAATTTTCGTCCCTTTATTATATTTATACCCATATCCCATATATAGCACCCCTTAAAAATATTAACCTTGTGTATGTTTTATAACTAATAATATTTATAAATTTAATGACATATAAACATTATCTAAGTCATTCTGAGTAATCCCCAGATACTTCCTTGTATTTGCCATACTACTATGATTTAAAGCTTCCATTATAAGAGCTAACGACACACCTGATTTATAGGCCCAATAACCCCAAGTTTTTCGCATAGAGTGTGTTGATATTGGTTCTTTAATACCTACATAATCTGCTGTTTGGCTTAATATGAAGGCCGCATGTTGACGGGTAATCGGTTTTCCATTTCCTTTCCTTGATTGGAAGACATAATCATCCTGTTCTAAATCATACTCCTGCATGAACAATATTATACTCTTGCTCAAATTCTTAGTAATCGGAAATCTCTTAGCCTTGCCAGTTTTCTTTTCATTTAGCATTATAAATTCTGTTGGCTTTCTTCCACTCCAAATATCCTTAGCCCTCATACATAATATGTCAGAAATTCTCAATGCACTGGAAATTCCCACCATAAACATTAAGTAATCTCGTACATCTTTTCCCTTTAAAAAAGTTTTCATTGCTTCCAATTGTTTCTTATCTCGGATTGGACTTACTGTATTCATCATATCCCCCCATCTTACATAATATTAGTTTTTAAGCTATTATGTCATATTCAAAGTCTGCTTTTCTATCGAAATGCTTGAAAGTCTCTGAAATAGCCATTCTTAATCTTACTCCGTAGCTTTCTGTCAGATTCAAATATTCTAATAAATAAATGCAGATATTTATTAGAATTATCTGCATTTATTTGAGCTACTACATATATAAGTAACTATTTCTACCTTGTAATATAATTATACCTTTTAGAATAATTGTATTCAATCAAATAGCTATATTATAACTGTTGAAGATAGTCAATGAATTAGAAGCAATGTATAATTTAGTCATAGTAAGGTAGGTAATTGATTAATACTTGTTATAAGTAATTCCATCTATCAAAACATTTTAAAGCTCCATTTTTAAATTATTATATTTAAAAGCACATTTCAAATTTTACTAATTTTTAATATTGATTGTTTTTTCTATTGTTTTAGATAACTGATTTAATATCATTTTACTTAAAGAACCGTCTTTTTCTTTAATATTGTTTTCAATAAGTTCTTGAAGTATTTTTAAATTGCTAACATCCCCTTCTAAAGTAATATAATTATATTTATATCTTTCAATAACAATATTTCTAAAAAGAATCAAATTCTTATTACTTAATAAAATTAATTTATTATACAATTCATTAATATCACATATGCTAAATATTGATATATCACAATAATTGTATACCATCTGTTTTTGAAATTCACTTATATTACCTGGCAGCATATTAAATAAAACATTAACATCATTAATACTCATTTTATTTTTTAATTTATCATTTAAACTATATATATGTTTTCTTATTTCAATTAAATCTTCATCATTAGAAAAATCAATCCCTTTATATGCCATATCTATATTTTCGTAATATTCTGCATTCACTTCTGACTTTTTTAAGCCTTCCTTAATAATATCTTTAATTTGCTTCATATCTAATTTAATTATATTTTCTTTTAAAAAATGCCTCAGTATAAAAAATGCATTTAGGTAACATGAAAAATGCACTTCACCTTCTTGCAAGTTTTTTAGAGTTTCACTTAATGCATTGTTAAATTCGACATCGTCCATGTTCCAATATCTACCAAAAATTATCTTTTTATAACTCGGTTCTTCTTTATCGCCTAAGTTGTCTTGTAAAACTTTCATTTCTACTTTAATTAAATCGGTGTTAATTATGCTTGTCCTGATATATTCCTCAGCAAATTTAAAGAATAAGCAGTCTATTTCTGTTCCAGGATAATATCTTCTTCTAAATTCAGTAAAATACTTTTCTCCCTTTTTAACCATATTCTCCATCACTATTTCCGATTGAATAGCGTAATAATCTTTAAAATCTTTGAATTTATCTTTATCAACTTTTGAAGATTTAATTTCAAAAGAGACTGACAGTACAAAAACCAATAAGGGTTTTTGAATAATTTCCTTCAACTCTTTGTCATAACTAATTATATGTTTATAAAGTATACCAAAATCATTTAGAGCCTGTTTTAATATCCTGATATTTTTTGTTTTACTTCTTATAAAAACATCGATAACTATTTCTTTTTGTGATTTCAAAAATATACCCAATGAATCATTTATTGAATAAGCTTCTAATATGTTTTCTATTATTTTAATATTGTTAGGAACATAATCAAATGTCTTTCCTATTAATTTCTCCTTAATCTTTGCATATTCATTAGTCTTTCCGAAAATTTCAGCATTATTATCATTAATTAAATCTGTTAAAGTTTTTTCGTTTTCTTTATTATTTATTATTTGTAGTGCTTCAGTATTATTCATTACTATATATGCTGAGGCTAAAGTTTTTAATTCAATATTTCTATTTATTATTTTACTTTCAAGTTCTTTTTCATAACAAATTATTATAGTCTTTATTTTGTCATGTTCCACAAGATTATTTATATATCCTAATATATCTGTTATATTAACATTTGCCCTTTCTAAATCATCAAAACACAAAACCTTATTTTTCAAAGAACTTAATTTTGAATAATCAATTTCCATTTTATCTAATGAAAATCCAAAGAAACTTGCTCCTGTTATGGCTACTTTAACAATTTCAGGTACTACATCGCCACCTTTGCTATTAAATATCTTTCCCATAAATTTCTTTGAAGATGATAAAACCTCAATAAAAATTTTCTTTGATATTTCTTCCAAACTATTTATTCCATACAATGATATATAAATTGATTTTAGCTTAATCCCATTTTTCTCAATATCATCTATTTTCTTTTGTAAACCATTCTCCCATAAGTAAGTCTTTCCACTTCCCCACTCTCCATTAATCATTACAGCATAGTCTGCATTATCATTTTTTACATATTCAATAATACCTCTTTGTAATTCCTCCATAAGTCCCCCTTTTAAAAAGTAAGTTATTAATCCAAAAACTTGTTGTGTTTAACTATACTTTTATATTTCATATTTCTAAAATAGTATAATAAAAAAGCACCATAACGGTGCTTAACTTTTGATTTCGGCTCTATGCTGATTTAACTTTATCACATGCTCTAC
This DNA window, taken from Clostridium estertheticum, encodes the following:
- a CDS encoding site-specific integrase produces the protein MNTVSPIRDKKQLEAMKTFLKGKDVRDYLMFMVGISSALRISDILCMRAKDIWSGRKPTEFIMLNEKKTGKAKRFPITKNLSKSIILFMQEYDLEQDDYVFQSRKGNGKPITRQHAAFILSQTADYVGIKEPISTHSMRKTWGYWAYKSGVSLALIMEALNHSSMANTRKYLGITQNDLDNVYMSLNL
- a CDS encoding P-loop NTPase fold protein gives rise to the protein MEELQRGIIEYVKNDNADYAVMINGEWGSGKTYLWENGLQKKIDDIEKNGIKLKSIYISLYGINSLEEISKKIFIEVLSSSKKFMGKIFNSKGGDVVPEIVKVAITGASFFGFSLDKMEIDYSKLSSLKNKVLCFDDLERANVNITDILGYINNLVEHDKIKTIIICYEKELESKIINRNIELKTLASAYIVMNNTEALQIINNKENEKTLTDLINDNNAEIFGKTNEYAKIKEKLIGKTFDYVPNNIKIIENILEAYSINDSLGIFLKSQKEIVIDVFIRSKTKNIRILKQALNDFGILYKHIISYDKELKEIIQKPLLVFVLSVSFEIKSSKVDKDKFKDFKDYYAIQSEIVMENMVKKGEKYFTEFRRRYYPGTEIDCLFFKFAEEYIRTSIINTDLIKVEMKVLQDNLGDKEEPSYKKIIFGRYWNMDDVEFNNALSETLKNLQEGEVHFSCYLNAFFILRHFLKENIIKLDMKQIKDIIKEGLKKSEVNAEYYENIDMAYKGIDFSNDEDLIEIRKHIYSLNDKLKNKMSINDVNVLFNMLPGNISEFQKQMVYNYCDISIFSICDINELYNKLILLSNKNLILFRNIVIERYKYNYITLEGDVSNLKILQELIENNIKEKDGSLSKMILNQLSKTIEKTINIKN